One region of Diabrotica undecimpunctata isolate CICGRU chromosome 6, icDiaUnde3, whole genome shotgun sequence genomic DNA includes:
- the LOC140442799 gene encoding uncharacterized protein isoform X1 yields the protein MSGNGMKYAPYSTKEKVLLIQLVTENGVVENKRTDGASTMEKKMAWELITRNYNCQPEINNIRTSDQLRKLWNNLKQRKRKETTALRHSMLATGGGPPMKPECDAVLELVEEAGLNIDVSIDCSFDSTAVFEKGQKQFNQLGSSIAGPSVASDPPHFFPTTEYKEMDLLCKYDVIILSSLPVHLIIVSGNTCSVTPAVHTEEDDDDVLQSANTPTSSRALGAIPQILSENKQRSKKMRDTIRQQDEIHRMKMKILEEDMLRAKALREAAEKERQRATDEAELASLKLIDYKKGR from the exons ATGAGTGGAAATGGCATGAAATATGCACCTTACTCAACAAAGGAAAAAGTTCTCCTAATCCAGCTGGTAACTGAAAACGGTGTGGTAGAGAATAAAAGGACAGACGGTGCTTCGACAATGGAGAAAAAGATGGCTTGGGAGTTAATAACAAGAAATTATAACTGCCAGCCTGAGATCAACAACATCAGGACCAGCGACCAGCTTCGAAAATTGTGGAACAACCTAAAACAAAG GAAACGCAAAGAAACAACAGCACTGCGTCACAGCATGTTAGCTACAGGTGGTGGTCCCCCGATGAAGCCAGAGTGTGATGCAGTGCTGGAGTTAGTTGAAGAGGCTGGTCTCAATATAGACGTCAGCATCGACTGTTCTTTTGATAGCACAGCAGTCTTTGAAAAAG GCCAAAAACAGTTCAACCAGCTAGGAAGCTCAATAGCAGGACCATCAGTAGCCTCTGACCCCCCTCACTTCTTTCCCACTACAGAGTACAAAGAAATGGACTTGTTATGTAAGTATGATGTAATAATTTTGAGCAGTCTTCCTGTACACTTAATAATAGTTTCAGGTAATACTTGTAGTGTGACACCTGCTGTTCATACAGAagaggatgatgatgatgtgcTTCAAAGTG CAAACACTCCTACTTCTAGTAGGGCACTGGGTGCTATACCACAAATATTGTCTGAAAATAAACAACGGTCCAAGAAAATGAGGGATACCATCAGACAGCAAGACGAGATTCACAGGATGAAAATGAAGATTTTGGAAGAAGATATGCTGAGGGCAAAAGCCTTAAGAGAAGCAgctgagaaggagaggcagagaGCTACTGATGAAGCTGAATTAGCTTCATTGAAGTTAATAGACTATAAAAAAGG GCGCTAG
- the LOC140442799 gene encoding uncharacterized protein isoform X2, whose amino-acid sequence MSGNGMKYAPYSTKEKVLLIQLVTENGVVENKRTDGASTMEKKMAWELITRNYNCQPEINNIRTSDQLRKLWNNLKQRKRKETTALRHSMLATGGGPPMKPECDAVLELVEEAGLNIDVSIDCSFDSTAVFEKGQKQFNQLGSSIAGPSVASDPPHFFPTTEYKEMDLLFSGNTCSVTPAVHTEEDDDDVLQSANTPTSSRALGAIPQILSENKQRSKKMRDTIRQQDEIHRMKMKILEEDMLRAKALREAAEKERQRATDEAELASLKLIDYKKGR is encoded by the exons ATGAGTGGAAATGGCATGAAATATGCACCTTACTCAACAAAGGAAAAAGTTCTCCTAATCCAGCTGGTAACTGAAAACGGTGTGGTAGAGAATAAAAGGACAGACGGTGCTTCGACAATGGAGAAAAAGATGGCTTGGGAGTTAATAACAAGAAATTATAACTGCCAGCCTGAGATCAACAACATCAGGACCAGCGACCAGCTTCGAAAATTGTGGAACAACCTAAAACAAAG GAAACGCAAAGAAACAACAGCACTGCGTCACAGCATGTTAGCTACAGGTGGTGGTCCCCCGATGAAGCCAGAGTGTGATGCAGTGCTGGAGTTAGTTGAAGAGGCTGGTCTCAATATAGACGTCAGCATCGACTGTTCTTTTGATAGCACAGCAGTCTTTGAAAAAG GCCAAAAACAGTTCAACCAGCTAGGAAGCTCAATAGCAGGACCATCAGTAGCCTCTGACCCCCCTCACTTCTTTCCCACTACAGAGTACAAAGAAATGGACTTGTTAT TTTCAGGTAATACTTGTAGTGTGACACCTGCTGTTCATACAGAagaggatgatgatgatgtgcTTCAAAGTG CAAACACTCCTACTTCTAGTAGGGCACTGGGTGCTATACCACAAATATTGTCTGAAAATAAACAACGGTCCAAGAAAATGAGGGATACCATCAGACAGCAAGACGAGATTCACAGGATGAAAATGAAGATTTTGGAAGAAGATATGCTGAGGGCAAAAGCCTTAAGAGAAGCAgctgagaaggagaggcagagaGCTACTGATGAAGCTGAATTAGCTTCATTGAAGTTAATAGACTATAAAAAAGG GCGCTAG
- the ND-SGDH gene encoding NADH dehydrogenase [ubiquinone] 1 beta subcomplex subunit 5, mitochondrial: MVILSTLRTLIRLPSSTVRNEASKRLMSDHRVFPMQPSRWQWIKFKDYFHYYVMLGVIPATLAITYANVFIGPSTLSEIPEGYTPKFYEYHRSPVTRFLAKYICTDPQQEYEKYLAYIFMEDEKMKLRKLEKEVKHKMAERNDYQAYYYRPVAAKYHRITRETADYLETIRGE, encoded by the exons ATGGTTATTCTTAGTACTTTAAGAACATTAATTCGACTGCCATCGTCAACTGTGCGAAATGAAG cttcAAAAAGGCTGATGTCTGATCATAGGGTTTTTCCTATGCAGCCTTCTAGGTGGCAATGGATCAAATTTAAGGATTATTTTCATTACTATGTAATGTTGGGAGTTATACCAGCTACTTTGGCTATCACTTATGCCAATGTGTTTATTGGACCTTCTACTCTTTCCGAAATACCTGAGGGATATACTCCAAAATTTTATGAATATCACAGG agtcCTGTAACAAGATTTTTAGCCAAATATATTTGTACAGATCCACAACAAGAATATGAGAAATATCTGGCATATATTTTCATGGAAGATGAGAAAATGAAACTTCG taaactCGAGAAGGAAGTGAAACATAAAATGGCCGAAAGAAACGATTATCAAGCTTACTACTACCGACCAGTTGCTGCCAAATACCACAGAATTACAAGAGAAACTGCTGATTACTTGGAAACTATCagaggagaataa
- the LOC140442800 gene encoding adrenodoxin-like protein 1, mitochondrial — protein MLNHAKYIRKLLQVSLNTRRIRNNINIKHFRTSLYNFHGEYEWQDPKSEDEVVNITVITKDGEKVPIRGKVGDNLLYLAHRYQIPMEGACEASLACTTCHCYVQSDHLDILPEATETEEDLLDMAPFLKENSRLGCQILLNKDLEGLEVELPKATRNFYVDGHTPKPH, from the exons ATGTTAAATCATGCAAAGTATATACGCAAATTATTGCAAGTATCTCTAAATACGAGAAGAATtcgtaataatataaatattaaacattttcgAACTTCTTTAT ATAATTTTCATGGTGAATACGAATGGCAAGATCCAAAATCCGAAGATGAAGT AGTCAATATTACGGTTATAACAAAAGATGGGGAGAAAGTACCTATAAGAGGAAAAGTAGGAGATAACTTACTTTATTTAGCTCATAGATATCAAATACCAATGGAAGGTGCTTGTGAGGCATCTTTAGCATGTACAACATGTCATTGCTATGTTCAAAGTGATCACCTTGATATTTTACCAGAAGCAACAGAAACTGAAGAAGATCTTCTAGATATGGCTCCGTTTTTAAAAGAGAATTCGAGATTAGGTTgtcaaattttattaaataaagatCTTGAAGGTTTAGAAGTTGAATTACCCAAAGCCACTAGGAATTTTTATGTAGATGGACATACACCAAAACCACATTAG